One stretch of Deltaproteobacteria bacterium DNA includes these proteins:
- a CDS encoding DUF2304 domain-containing protein, with translation MIPYKITTTIIGAIIFLIIFMLVRRGKLQEKYALAWFAIGISVVVLGLFPVIIDRIAWVTGITYPPALLFAIAVGVLLIQNLYLFILTSQNDVRIKELLQQVAVLNKLVDDLRTRDNPNPDHTTRTDSSPPRITPMK, from the coding sequence GTGATCCCCTACAAAATCACCACCACCATTATCGGCGCCATCATCTTCTTGATTATATTCATGCTGGTTCGTCGTGGGAAGCTTCAGGAAAAGTATGCCCTGGCCTGGTTCGCCATCGGAATCAGTGTCGTGGTACTGGGCCTTTTTCCGGTAATCATAGACAGGATCGCCTGGGTAACGGGAATTACTTATCCGCCGGCCCTCCTCTTTGCCATAGCCGTGGGAGTCCTCCTGATCCAAAATCTGTACCTGTTTATATTGACCTCTCAGAACGACGTCCGCATAAAGGAACTCCTCCAGCAGGTGGCCGTGCTCAACAAATTGGTGGACGACCTGCGCACCAGGGACAACCCGAATCCTGACCACACAACCCGTACGGATTCGTCCCCTCCCCGGATTACCCCGATGAAATAG
- a CDS encoding glycosyltransferase family 2 protein, which yields MQILVLVPVYNEWPHLLPVLKGLRRHFSDILVVDDGSDDKAFLSCLKRDGFEYLSVPFNMGHWGAIQAGFRYALKKGYDGVITFDGDGQHLPEGALKMAPYLEAGYDVVVGKDSDRGTLPKKLCWKVLNRLAGLQIQDFTSGLRGYSRSAMTQLICGPFMSLHYQDLGVLFMAQKMGLKMIEVPTPMTARVSEKSKVFPTLTSVISYMCITLTFILVRRP from the coding sequence ATGCAAATATTAGTCTTGGTCCCGGTATATAATGAATGGCCCCACCTTCTCCCGGTTCTCAAAGGTCTCAGGCGGCATTTCTCCGACATCCTGGTGGTGGATGACGGAAGCGACGACAAGGCCTTCCTGAGCTGCCTGAAGAGGGACGGGTTTGAATATCTCAGCGTTCCCTTTAACATGGGCCATTGGGGCGCCATCCAGGCAGGGTTTCGATACGCCCTCAAAAAGGGCTACGACGGCGTCATCACATTTGACGGGGACGGCCAGCACCTCCCCGAGGGGGCGCTCAAGATGGCGCCATATCTGGAAGCGGGATATGATGTGGTGGTCGGAAAGGATAGCGATCGGGGCACCCTCCCCAAAAAACTCTGTTGGAAGGTCCTCAACCGATTGGCAGGCCTTCAAATCCAGGATTTTACCTCCGGTCTCAGGGGCTATAGCCGGTCGGCCATGACCCAATTGATCTGCGGCCCGTTTATGAGTCTCCACTATCAGGATCTGGGGGTCCTCTTCATGGCCCAGAAAATGGGGCTCAAGATGATCGAAGTGCCGACCCCCATGACGGCCAGGGTGAGTGAAAAATCAAAGGTTTTTCCTACCCTCACCAGCGTGATCAGCTACATGTGTATTACATTAACCTTTATATTGGTGCGAAGGCCGTGA
- a CDS encoding tetratricopeptide repeat protein: MKNHGIINALSRQWVSLGLIALIGALIYSNIYRAPFVFDDGHQIVENVKIRDLGRCLSPTQLFSQRPVAELTFALNYRFGGLDVFGYHLVNVLIHILNGFLVYFLVLIIFERLLILPVQPRGHSNGRRNMEPGNMGAVTSEGFVSGFQSTIDRPSPIIRMMSLFAALIFIAHPVQTQAVTYIIQRHASLAAAFYLLSIFFYLRARILQQGGRGSGSRGGDRGQWSGGGQAHVGKKAFSFRLSAYFALAFLCGILAFLSKQNAASLPGAVLLVEYLLFDRTWQGWKRKLRWLIPMIVLMGIFILYVSGIFRGGVRFGSLLEDVSGILQAPGTRVDRWVYFCTQLNVIGIYIRLLFLPVGQNLDYMYPFKAGFFDGFTPAAFLLLVALAGIGVWQIKRRPVISFGIFWFFITLSIESSFFPIKDALFEHRLYLPMFGFAMVIAYILFWLLAVHRCWLFAVSAVIILSLGTATYLRNQVWQNAISLWSDSVDKNPKNYRAQINLGYALRREGRLEEAVSHYREAIAIMPNFVPAHNNIGVALAQQGKLEDAFFHFSEALRIKPGDSETLTNFGQARMQEGKIEEAVLYFHRALKSSPTNAKAHNNLGIAMARQGKLKDAAAHFSKALRTEPYNARIHRNMGLVFMLQGDLKGAARHFSEAVRIDPEYAEAHCKLAIILMRQGDVNGGIRHFSKALDIQPDLKEARQGLSQALQFQKLKKPQYR; the protein is encoded by the coding sequence ATGAAAAACCATGGAATAATAAATGCGCTTTCAAGGCAGTGGGTTTCATTGGGCCTTATTGCGCTCATCGGCGCACTCATATACAGCAATATCTACCGGGCGCCGTTTGTCTTTGATGACGGGCATCAGATTGTAGAAAACGTAAAGATCAGAGATTTGGGTCGATGTCTTTCGCCAACGCAGTTATTTTCCCAGAGACCTGTTGCCGAATTAACGTTTGCCCTCAATTACCGATTTGGTGGACTGGATGTTTTCGGGTACCACCTCGTCAATGTCTTAATTCATATCCTCAACGGATTCCTTGTCTATTTTCTGGTCTTGATTATCTTCGAACGGCTGTTGATCCTCCCTGTTCAGCCTCGCGGACATTCCAACGGCCGTCGGAATATGGAACCCGGGAACATGGGGGCCGTAACGTCTGAGGGATTTGTCAGCGGTTTTCAATCGACAATTGACCGTCCATCACCGATCATCCGCATGATGTCCCTCTTTGCAGCACTGATTTTCATCGCCCACCCCGTGCAGACCCAGGCCGTCACCTATATTATTCAGAGACATGCTTCTTTGGCGGCGGCCTTCTATCTTCTGTCGATATTCTTCTACCTGAGAGCCAGGATTTTGCAGCAGGGAGGACGGGGTTCAGGGTCAAGGGGGGGGGACAGGGGTCAGTGGTCAGGAGGGGGGCAAGCGCATGTTGGGAAGAAGGCTTTCAGCTTCCGGCTTTCAGCGTATTTTGCCTTAGCCTTCCTCTGCGGAATCCTGGCTTTTCTGAGCAAACAGAACGCCGCGAGTCTTCCGGGGGCTGTCCTTCTCGTGGAATATCTCCTGTTTGACAGGACCTGGCAGGGATGGAAGAGAAAATTGCGCTGGCTTATTCCGATGATTGTGCTGATGGGGATATTCATTCTTTATGTCTCAGGCATCTTCAGGGGGGGGGTTCGGTTCGGCAGTCTGTTGGAAGATGTCTCGGGAATATTGCAGGCGCCGGGAACGCGTGTGGACCGGTGGGTGTACTTCTGCACGCAGCTCAATGTCATTGGCATCTATATTCGGTTATTGTTCCTGCCGGTGGGTCAGAACCTGGATTACATGTACCCGTTCAAGGCGGGATTTTTTGATGGGTTCACGCCGGCGGCCTTTCTGCTGCTCGTTGCACTGGCGGGCATTGGCGTATGGCAGATAAAGAGGCGGCCTGTAATCAGCTTCGGCATCTTCTGGTTCTTCATTACCCTTTCAATAGAATCCAGCTTCTTTCCCATCAAAGATGCCCTGTTCGAACATCGGCTCTATCTGCCGATGTTCGGATTTGCCATGGTTATCGCGTATATTCTGTTTTGGCTGTTGGCTGTTCATCGATGCTGGCTTTTTGCGGTTTCTGCGGTCATTATTCTGTCGCTCGGAACGGCCACATATCTGAGAAATCAGGTCTGGCAGAATGCCATATCGCTGTGGTCAGACTCTGTCGATAAAAATCCGAAAAACTACAGGGCGCAGATTAATCTCGGCTATGCCTTAAGGCGGGAAGGGAGGCTTGAGGAAGCGGTTTCACACTATCGCGAGGCCATAGCTATAATGCCCAATTTCGTACCTGCCCACAACAATATCGGTGTGGCATTGGCACAGCAGGGAAAGCTGGAAGATGCTTTTTTCCATTTCTCGGAAGCGCTTCGAATCAAGCCGGGCGATTCCGAGACCCTGACGAACTTTGGCCAGGCCCGTATGCAGGAGGGAAAGATTGAAGAGGCTGTCTTGTATTTTCACCGTGCGTTGAAATCATCGCCCACCAATGCTAAGGCGCATAACAATCTGGGAATTGCCATGGCACGGCAGGGAAAGCTGAAAGATGCTGCAGCGCATTTCTCAAAGGCGCTGAGGACTGAACCTTACAATGCCAGAATACACCGCAATATGGGGCTGGTGTTCATGCTGCAGGGTGATCTCAAGGGTGCTGCGCGTCATTTTTCAGAGGCCGTACGAATAGACCCCGAATATGCAGAGGCGCACTGCAAACTCGCGATCATTCTGATGCGTCAGGGCGATGTGAATGGCGGTATCAGGCATTTTTCCAAGGCACTGGACATTCAACCCGATCTGAAGGAAGCACGCCAGGGATTGAGCCAGGCGTTACAGTTCCAGAAGCTAAAAAAACCCCAGTATCGGTAA